One Bradyrhizobium zhanjiangense DNA segment encodes these proteins:
- a CDS encoding DUF5131 family protein yields the protein MPAVVRFISYEPALGPMRLPSNGLLPEWLICGGKVGRMPVLWTTQWVRDVIADCHRSGVAPFHKQWGSYQNSPLVVEKGMLAREAREIYAEGKGGALVDGKLVRNFPSPD from the coding sequence GTGCCAGCGGTTGTCCGCTTCATCTCTTACGAGCCTGCTCTTGGGCCGATGCGATTGCCTTCCAATGGGTTACTGCCGGAATGGCTAATATGCGGAGGGAAAGTGGGGCGGATGCCCGTTCTATGGACCACGCAATGGGTTCGTGACGTCATCGCCGACTGCCACCGTTCCGGTGTGGCGCCGTTTCATAAGCAGTGGGGTTCGTATCAAAATAGCCCGCTTGTCGTAGAGAAAGGCATGTTGGCTCGTGAAGCACGAGAAATCTATGCAGAAGGGAAGGGTGGCGCATTGGTGGACGGCAAGCTCGTTCGCAATTTTCCAAGTCCGGACTAA
- a CDS encoding DUF5131 family protein: protein MLGENSKIEWCDHTFNPWIGCQKVSPDNGRRSEAI from the coding sequence GTGTTGGGTGAAAACTCAAAGATAGAATGGTGCGATCATACGTTCAATCCGTGGATTGGCTGCCAAAAAGTCTCGCCGGACAACGGCCGAAGATCAGAAGCGATTTGA
- a CDS encoding tyrosine-type recombinase/integrase has product MAGKQAKTLSTDHIDDLLFFAERSRHPLRNRLVALLSVKAGLRAAEIAKLTWAMVLDPSGQVGCTLNICDHIAKKRGGRSIPIHPDLRQALIEARRMCVGQGPVIRSERGGAMTPMSIVVWFNRAFSELGFEGCSSHSGRRTFITRAARVVHKAGGSLRDVQLLAGHRSIQTTQRYIDGDSDAQRRLVSLI; this is encoded by the coding sequence ATGGCCGGCAAGCAAGCCAAGACACTTTCGACTGATCATATCGACGATCTCTTGTTTTTCGCCGAGCGCTCTCGCCACCCACTTCGCAACCGTTTGGTCGCGCTACTCTCGGTCAAGGCTGGTCTTCGCGCCGCTGAGATAGCCAAGTTGACCTGGGCTATGGTGCTTGACCCAAGTGGTCAGGTCGGCTGCACGCTCAACATTTGCGACCATATCGCCAAGAAGCGCGGCGGCAGGTCAATTCCGATTCATCCGGATCTTCGCCAGGCGTTGATCGAGGCGCGACGAATGTGCGTTGGCCAAGGGCCCGTCATTAGATCGGAACGTGGCGGCGCAATGACGCCAATGAGCATTGTCGTTTGGTTCAACCGCGCGTTCAGCGAGCTCGGCTTCGAAGGCTGCTCCTCGCATTCCGGTCGCCGGACCTTCATCACGCGTGCCGCCCGCGTGGTGCACAAGGCAGGCGGCTCGTTGCGCGATGTTCAGCTGCTCGCAGGGCACCGGTCCATTCAAACCACACAGCGCTACATAGATGGCGACAGTGACGCGCAGCGGAGGCTAGTATCACTGATCTGA